In Perca fluviatilis chromosome 18, GENO_Pfluv_1.0, whole genome shotgun sequence, one genomic interval encodes:
- the LOC120546939 gene encoding multimerin-2-like encodes MRAGLSLLGLLPCLLVSCVLSLRASEAGETKLHHFLPDKKQPLDPDTTADEAHDQTNTGPDIWTEVRMLRDMVVEQKVELRNMEARLRETEIQADDQKLDLLLTKTSLEELKRDHTTTKERLRASEKQVEELKKVNMELRVDLENQAAQLLSIEARVTVGDSELQLLTRRMDDLQAQNTAQEVELVSLMDRMNTTESRVDSLIKENAKVAFYAALTDSGGVGPYSTPTVLKFSKVFTNYGAAYSPTTGFFTAPQKGVYYFRFTICGHTAEGHMGVQLFLNGRLMMSNLQSRYNGHFEYLSNAVTLELNVGDELHLVLPQEHAIFDNNTNHSTFSGFLLFKM; translated from the coding sequence ATGAGGGCAGGTTTATCTTTGCTGGGTTTGCTGCCCTGCCTCTTGGTTTCATGTGTTCTCTCCCTGCGAGCAAGTGAAGCAGGGGAGACCAAACTCCACCATTTCCTGCCTGATAAAAAGCAACCTCTGGACCCTGATACCACCGCTGATGAGGCCCATGACCAAACCAACACCGGCCCTGACATTTGGACGGAGGTGAGGATGCTGAGAGACATGGTGGTGGAGCAGAAGGTGGAGCTGAGGAACATGGAAGCCAGGCTGAGGGAGACAGAGATACAGGCAGATGATCAGAAGTTGGATCTCCTCCTAACTAAAACCAgcctggaggagctgaagagagATCACACTACCACGAAGGAGAGACTGAGAGCCAGTGAGAAGCAAGTGGAAGAACTAAAGAAAGTAAACATGGAGCTGAGGGTTGATCTTGAAAACCAGGCAGCTCAACTCTTGTCCATAGAAGCCAGAGTGACAGTCGGTGACAGTGAGCTGCAGCTCCTAACACGCAGGATGGATGACTTGCAGGCTCAGAACACGGCTCAAGAAGTTGAGCTGGTCTCTCTAATGGACAGGATGAACACTACTGAGAGCAGAGTGGATAGTCTCATCAAAGAGAATGCAAAGGTGGCATTTTACGCTGCTTTGACAGACTCAGGAGGTGTAGGGCCTTACAGTACTCCAACAGTCCTAAAGTTCAGCAAGGTCTTCACCAATTATGGTGCCGCCTATAGTCCAACCACTGGCTTCTTCACTGCGCCGCAGAAAGGAGTGTACTATTTCAGATTTACAATATGTGGTCATACAGCAGAGGGCCACATGGGAGTGCAACTATTTCTTAACGGGAGATTAATGATGTCGAATTTGCAAAGCAGGTATAATGGCCATTTTGAGTACCTGTCAAATGCTGTTACTCTAGAGCTGAATGTCGGTGATGAGTTACATTTGGTCCTCCCACAGGAGCATGCAATCTTTGATAATAACACCAATCACAGCACATTTAGTGGATTTTTGCTTTTCAAAATGTGA